One window from the genome of Salvia miltiorrhiza cultivar Shanhuang (shh) chromosome 7, IMPLAD_Smil_shh, whole genome shotgun sequence encodes:
- the LOC130994745 gene encoding uncharacterized protein LOC130994745 isoform X4, translated as MLMMIMGPPRLTKLTTVFLLHLKQKMLLTDNGPSSFNKVDAISEKTNDSAWLPNGWTVEERTRKSGSAYGSSYKVYTESSTEKKLYSKASVIRYLNDVAHIDIMTQQNKSDNVDEPLPDKSLQISPMTNTGSISGKKRKANSLAKVSAVPEKSPQITSTTSTHGTHEQGMEGNSVVKIDNVGEPFSDTSPQVRSTTNNGGIRKTKRKISSFVTVAIERTAADDLPDGWIKEIRTSKSGDKIRKDPYYTDPASGFMFRSKPDALRYLQTKDIGSCACKPLKMELDDIKPIEERNHSSTPAMHERRPFLGEESNGAESLGMKSPAGSDTKTLKQQQAGQDSVEVIAVGAHYRGDEVSCENSNKSAKMGNNPEPESDVSINAVRVIAVDAATSSPVADPSRNKAGSRKSKKRRELSTPLRTSKRLAGSEPETQPNFGLNERSLRASLRGSTAKEVDASPIVPLEASDIPQTSNIEPAKEVVEHAVTGEETHQDVTQPKEDEKPPPAEGSTVPEEQSGGTETASMNPLVDDQQSQASQLCYDFGDSWSDPLEFALKTLRGELPIEDTLTFPSCFRDPLDTAFSQSDGCLKQPQFDAPINFQSEFASPSESSKKQNAVDPPPAAPPSFSALGNLGFSSFGGFNFQPSAEVGKKDSKTNFNP; from the exons ATGCTGATGATGATAATGGGCCCTCCTCGTCTAACAAAGTTGACAACAGTCTTCTTGTTACACCTCAAACAAAAAATGCTGCTGACTGATAATGGGCCCTCCTCATTTAACAAAGTTGATGCG ATATCAGAAAAAACAAATGATTCGGCATGGTTGCCTAATGGATGGACAGTGGaagaaagaacaagaaagaGCGGCTCAGCATATGGATCATCATACAAG GTGTATACTGAATCATCAACCGAGAAGAAACTTTATTCTAAAGCATCTGTCATTAGATACTTGAATGATGTAGCTCATATTGACATCATGACTCAGCAAAATAAA AGTGACAATGTGGATGAGCCACTTCCAGACAAGTCACTGCAGATATCACCCATGACAAATACTGGTAGCATTTCTGGAAAGAAAAGGAAGGCCAACTCTCTTGCCAAGGTTTCTGCT GTTCCGGAGAAGTCACCACAGATCACATCCACGACAAGTACTCATGGTACTCATGAACAGGGAATGGAGGGAAACTCTGTTGTAAAG ATAGACAATGTGGGTGAGCCCTTTTCAGACACATCCCCACAAGTCAGATCCACGACCAATAATGGCGGCATTCGTAAAACGAAAAGGAAGATCAGCTCTTTTGTGACG GTAGCCATTGAGAGGACAGCTGCTGATGATCTGCCTGATGGCTGGATAAAAGAAATCAGGACAAGCAAATCTGGGGATAAGATTAGAAAAGATCCG TATTACACAGATCCAGCCAGCGGTTTCATGTTTCGTTCTAAACCAGACGCCTTGCGGTATCTGCAAACCAAAGATATTGGTAGCTGCGCTTGCAAGCCACTGAAAATGGAACTGGATGATATCAAACCGATTGAGGAGAGAAACCAT TCTTCAACTCCAGCTATGCACGAAAGGCGGCCTTTTCTTGGTGAAGAATCAAATG GTGCAGAAAGTCTGGGGATGAAGAGCCCAGCGGGATCTGACACCAAGACTTTGAAACAGCAGCAAGCTGGCCAAGATAGTGTCGAAGTTATTGCAGTTGGGGCTCACTATCGGGGAGATGAAGTTTCATGTGAAAATTCTAACAAGAGTGCCAAAATGGGAAATAACCCTGAACCAGAAAGCGACGTCTCTATAAATGCCGTTAGAGTTATAGCCGTAGATGCAGCTACGAGTTCACCTGTGGCTGATCCCTCAAGAAATAAGGCCGGCTCAAGAAAATCCAAAAAAAGAAGGGAGCTGAGCACGCCATTACGGACTTCGAAAAGGCTTGCAGGTTCTGAACCTGAGACACAACCCAACTTCGGTTTGAATGAACGCTCTCTAAGGGCTTCTCTGAGAGGATCCACTGCTAAAGAAGTTGATGCTTCTCCCATTGTTCCACTTGAGGCTTCAGATATTCCTCAGACATCGAATATCGAGCCAGCCAAAGAGGTGGTAGAGCATGCAGTTACAGGCGAGGAAACTCATCAAGATGTTACTCAGCCAAAAGAAGATGAAAAGCCTCCTCCTGCAGAGGGCTCAACTGTTCCAGAAGAGCAGTCTGGTGGGACAGAGACAGCTAGTATGAATCCTCTCGTTGATGATCAACAATCACAAGCATCGCAGCTTTGCTACGATTTTGGGGACTCTTGGTCCGATCCATTGGAATTTGCCTTAAAGACTCTCAGGGGGGAATTACCGATTGAGGACACCCTGACATTTCCGAGTTGCTTCAGGGACCCGCTCGACACAGCTTTCAGTCAGAGTGACGGATGCTTGAAGCAGCCGCAGTTTGACGCCCCCATCAACTTCCAAAGTGAATTCGCGTCCCCTTCTGAATCTTCAAAGAAACAAAATGCTGTTGATCCGCCGCCAGCCGCTCCACCGTCATTCTCTGCCCTTGGGAATCTCGGTTTCAGTTCCTTTGGTGGCTTCAACTTCCAGCCTAGCGCAGAGGTTGGGAAGAAGGATTCCAAGACCAACTTTAACCCTtag
- the LOC130994745 gene encoding uncharacterized protein LOC130994745 isoform X3: MLMMIMGPPRLTKLTTVFLLHLKQKMLLTDNGPSSFNKVDAISEKTNDSAWLPNGWTVEERTRKSGSAYGSSYKVYTESSTEKKLYSKASVIRYLNDVAHIDIMTQQNKSDNVDEPLPDKSLQISPMTNTGSISGKKRKANSLAKVPEKSPQITSTTSTHGTHEQGMEGNSVVKIDNVGEPFSDTSPQVRSTTNNGGIRKTKRKISSFVTVAIERTAADDLPDGWIKEIRTSKSGDKIRKDPYYTDPASGFMFRSKPDALRYLQTKDIGSCACKPLKMELDDIKPIEERNHSSTPAMHERRPFLGEESNGAESLGMKSPAGSDTKTLKQQQAGQDSVEVIAVGAHYRGDEVSCENSNKSAKMGNNPEPESDVSINAVRVIAVDAATSSPVADPSRNKAGSRKSKKRRELSTPLRTSKRLAGSEPETQPNFGLNERSLRASLRGSTAKEVDASPIVPLEASDIPQTSNIEPAKEVVEHAVTGEETHQDVTQPKEDEKPPPAEGSTVPEEQSGGTETASMNPLVDDQQSQASQLCYDFGDSWSDPLEFALKTLRGELPIEDTLTFPSCFRDPLDTAFSQSDGCLKQPQFDAPINFQSEFASPSESSKKQNAVDPPPAAPPSFSALGNLGFSSFGGFNFQPSAEVGKKDSKTNFNP, encoded by the exons ATGCTGATGATGATAATGGGCCCTCCTCGTCTAACAAAGTTGACAACAGTCTTCTTGTTACACCTCAAACAAAAAATGCTGCTGACTGATAATGGGCCCTCCTCATTTAACAAAGTTGATGCG ATATCAGAAAAAACAAATGATTCGGCATGGTTGCCTAATGGATGGACAGTGGaagaaagaacaagaaagaGCGGCTCAGCATATGGATCATCATACAAG GTGTATACTGAATCATCAACCGAGAAGAAACTTTATTCTAAAGCATCTGTCATTAGATACTTGAATGATGTAGCTCATATTGACATCATGACTCAGCAAAATAAA AGTGACAATGTGGATGAGCCACTTCCAGACAAGTCACTGCAGATATCACCCATGACAAATACTGGTAGCATTTCTGGAAAGAAAAGGAAGGCCAACTCTCTTGCCAAG GTTCCGGAGAAGTCACCACAGATCACATCCACGACAAGTACTCATGGTACTCATGAACAGGGAATGGAGGGAAACTCTGTTGTAAAG ATAGACAATGTGGGTGAGCCCTTTTCAGACACATCCCCACAAGTCAGATCCACGACCAATAATGGCGGCATTCGTAAAACGAAAAGGAAGATCAGCTCTTTTGTGACG GTAGCCATTGAGAGGACAGCTGCTGATGATCTGCCTGATGGCTGGATAAAAGAAATCAGGACAAGCAAATCTGGGGATAAGATTAGAAAAGATCCG TATTACACAGATCCAGCCAGCGGTTTCATGTTTCGTTCTAAACCAGACGCCTTGCGGTATCTGCAAACCAAAGATATTGGTAGCTGCGCTTGCAAGCCACTGAAAATGGAACTGGATGATATCAAACCGATTGAGGAGAGAAACCAT TCTTCAACTCCAGCTATGCACGAAAGGCGGCCTTTTCTTGGTGAAGAATCAAATG GTGCAGAAAGTCTGGGGATGAAGAGCCCAGCGGGATCTGACACCAAGACTTTGAAACAGCAGCAAGCTGGCCAAGATAGTGTCGAAGTTATTGCAGTTGGGGCTCACTATCGGGGAGATGAAGTTTCATGTGAAAATTCTAACAAGAGTGCCAAAATGGGAAATAACCCTGAACCAGAAAGCGACGTCTCTATAAATGCCGTTAGAGTTATAGCCGTAGATGCAGCTACGAGTTCACCTGTGGCTGATCCCTCAAGAAATAAGGCCGGCTCAAGAAAATCCAAAAAAAGAAGGGAGCTGAGCACGCCATTACGGACTTCGAAAAGGCTTGCAGGTTCTGAACCTGAGACACAACCCAACTTCGGTTTGAATGAACGCTCTCTAAGGGCTTCTCTGAGAGGATCCACTGCTAAAGAAGTTGATGCTTCTCCCATTGTTCCACTTGAGGCTTCAGATATTCCTCAGACATCGAATATCGAGCCAGCCAAAGAGGTGGTAGAGCATGCAGTTACAGGCGAGGAAACTCATCAAGATGTTACTCAGCCAAAAGAAGATGAAAAGCCTCCTCCTGCAGAGGGCTCAACTGTTCCAGAAGAGCAGTCTGGTGGGACAGAGACAGCTAGTATGAATCCTCTCGTTGATGATCAACAATCACAAGCATCGCAGCTTTGCTACGATTTTGGGGACTCTTGGTCCGATCCATTGGAATTTGCCTTAAAGACTCTCAGGGGGGAATTACCGATTGAGGACACCCTGACATTTCCGAGTTGCTTCAGGGACCCGCTCGACACAGCTTTCAGTCAGAGTGACGGATGCTTGAAGCAGCCGCAGTTTGACGCCCCCATCAACTTCCAAAGTGAATTCGCGTCCCCTTCTGAATCTTCAAAGAAACAAAATGCTGTTGATCCGCCGCCAGCCGCTCCACCGTCATTCTCTGCCCTTGGGAATCTCGGTTTCAGTTCCTTTGGTGGCTTCAACTTCCAGCCTAGCGCAGAGGTTGGGAAGAAGGATTCCAAGACCAACTTTAACCCTtag
- the LOC130994745 gene encoding uncharacterized protein LOC130994745 isoform X2 yields MLMMIMGPPRLTKLTTVFLLHLKQKMLLTDNGPSSFNKVDAISEKTNDSAWLPNGWTVEERTRKSGSAYGSSYKVYTESSTEKKLYSKASVIRYLNDVAHIDIMTQQNKSDNVDEPLPDKSLQISPMTNTGSISGKKRKANSLAKVPEKSPQITSTTSTHGTHEQGMEGNSVVKIDNVGEPFSDTSPQVRSTTNNGGIRKTKRKISSFVTVAIERTAADDLPDGWIKEIRTSKSGDKIRKDPYYTDPASGFMFRSKPDALRYLQTKDIGSCACKPLKMELDDIKPIEERNHSSTPAMHERRPFLGEESNGGAESLGMKSPAGSDTKTLKQQQAGQDSVEVIAVGAHYRGDEVSCENSNKSAKMGNNPEPESDVSINAVRVIAVDAATSSPVADPSRNKAGSRKSKKRRELSTPLRTSKRLAGSEPETQPNFGLNERSLRASLRGSTAKEVDASPIVPLEASDIPQTSNIEPAKEVVEHAVTGEETHQDVTQPKEDEKPPPAEGSTVPEEQSGGTETASMNPLVDDQQSQASQLCYDFGDSWSDPLEFALKTLRGELPIEDTLTFPSCFRDPLDTAFSQSDGCLKQPQFDAPINFQSEFASPSESSKKQNAVDPPPAAPPSFSALGNLGFSSFGGFNFQPSAEVGKKDSKTNFNP; encoded by the exons ATGCTGATGATGATAATGGGCCCTCCTCGTCTAACAAAGTTGACAACAGTCTTCTTGTTACACCTCAAACAAAAAATGCTGCTGACTGATAATGGGCCCTCCTCATTTAACAAAGTTGATGCG ATATCAGAAAAAACAAATGATTCGGCATGGTTGCCTAATGGATGGACAGTGGaagaaagaacaagaaagaGCGGCTCAGCATATGGATCATCATACAAG GTGTATACTGAATCATCAACCGAGAAGAAACTTTATTCTAAAGCATCTGTCATTAGATACTTGAATGATGTAGCTCATATTGACATCATGACTCAGCAAAATAAA AGTGACAATGTGGATGAGCCACTTCCAGACAAGTCACTGCAGATATCACCCATGACAAATACTGGTAGCATTTCTGGAAAGAAAAGGAAGGCCAACTCTCTTGCCAAG GTTCCGGAGAAGTCACCACAGATCACATCCACGACAAGTACTCATGGTACTCATGAACAGGGAATGGAGGGAAACTCTGTTGTAAAG ATAGACAATGTGGGTGAGCCCTTTTCAGACACATCCCCACAAGTCAGATCCACGACCAATAATGGCGGCATTCGTAAAACGAAAAGGAAGATCAGCTCTTTTGTGACG GTAGCCATTGAGAGGACAGCTGCTGATGATCTGCCTGATGGCTGGATAAAAGAAATCAGGACAAGCAAATCTGGGGATAAGATTAGAAAAGATCCG TATTACACAGATCCAGCCAGCGGTTTCATGTTTCGTTCTAAACCAGACGCCTTGCGGTATCTGCAAACCAAAGATATTGGTAGCTGCGCTTGCAAGCCACTGAAAATGGAACTGGATGATATCAAACCGATTGAGGAGAGAAACCAT TCTTCAACTCCAGCTATGCACGAAAGGCGGCCTTTTCTTGGTGAAGAATCAAATGGTG GTGCAGAAAGTCTGGGGATGAAGAGCCCAGCGGGATCTGACACCAAGACTTTGAAACAGCAGCAAGCTGGCCAAGATAGTGTCGAAGTTATTGCAGTTGGGGCTCACTATCGGGGAGATGAAGTTTCATGTGAAAATTCTAACAAGAGTGCCAAAATGGGAAATAACCCTGAACCAGAAAGCGACGTCTCTATAAATGCCGTTAGAGTTATAGCCGTAGATGCAGCTACGAGTTCACCTGTGGCTGATCCCTCAAGAAATAAGGCCGGCTCAAGAAAATCCAAAAAAAGAAGGGAGCTGAGCACGCCATTACGGACTTCGAAAAGGCTTGCAGGTTCTGAACCTGAGACACAACCCAACTTCGGTTTGAATGAACGCTCTCTAAGGGCTTCTCTGAGAGGATCCACTGCTAAAGAAGTTGATGCTTCTCCCATTGTTCCACTTGAGGCTTCAGATATTCCTCAGACATCGAATATCGAGCCAGCCAAAGAGGTGGTAGAGCATGCAGTTACAGGCGAGGAAACTCATCAAGATGTTACTCAGCCAAAAGAAGATGAAAAGCCTCCTCCTGCAGAGGGCTCAACTGTTCCAGAAGAGCAGTCTGGTGGGACAGAGACAGCTAGTATGAATCCTCTCGTTGATGATCAACAATCACAAGCATCGCAGCTTTGCTACGATTTTGGGGACTCTTGGTCCGATCCATTGGAATTTGCCTTAAAGACTCTCAGGGGGGAATTACCGATTGAGGACACCCTGACATTTCCGAGTTGCTTCAGGGACCCGCTCGACACAGCTTTCAGTCAGAGTGACGGATGCTTGAAGCAGCCGCAGTTTGACGCCCCCATCAACTTCCAAAGTGAATTCGCGTCCCCTTCTGAATCTTCAAAGAAACAAAATGCTGTTGATCCGCCGCCAGCCGCTCCACCGTCATTCTCTGCCCTTGGGAATCTCGGTTTCAGTTCCTTTGGTGGCTTCAACTTCCAGCCTAGCGCAGAGGTTGGGAAGAAGGATTCCAAGACCAACTTTAACCCTtag
- the LOC130994745 gene encoding uncharacterized protein LOC130994745 isoform X1: protein MLMMIMGPPRLTKLTTVFLLHLKQKMLLTDNGPSSFNKVDAISEKTNDSAWLPNGWTVEERTRKSGSAYGSSYKVYTESSTEKKLYSKASVIRYLNDVAHIDIMTQQNKSDNVDEPLPDKSLQISPMTNTGSISGKKRKANSLAKVSAVPEKSPQITSTTSTHGTHEQGMEGNSVVKIDNVGEPFSDTSPQVRSTTNNGGIRKTKRKISSFVTVAIERTAADDLPDGWIKEIRTSKSGDKIRKDPYYTDPASGFMFRSKPDALRYLQTKDIGSCACKPLKMELDDIKPIEERNHSSTPAMHERRPFLGEESNGGAESLGMKSPAGSDTKTLKQQQAGQDSVEVIAVGAHYRGDEVSCENSNKSAKMGNNPEPESDVSINAVRVIAVDAATSSPVADPSRNKAGSRKSKKRRELSTPLRTSKRLAGSEPETQPNFGLNERSLRASLRGSTAKEVDASPIVPLEASDIPQTSNIEPAKEVVEHAVTGEETHQDVTQPKEDEKPPPAEGSTVPEEQSGGTETASMNPLVDDQQSQASQLCYDFGDSWSDPLEFALKTLRGELPIEDTLTFPSCFRDPLDTAFSQSDGCLKQPQFDAPINFQSEFASPSESSKKQNAVDPPPAAPPSFSALGNLGFSSFGGFNFQPSAEVGKKDSKTNFNP, encoded by the exons ATGCTGATGATGATAATGGGCCCTCCTCGTCTAACAAAGTTGACAACAGTCTTCTTGTTACACCTCAAACAAAAAATGCTGCTGACTGATAATGGGCCCTCCTCATTTAACAAAGTTGATGCG ATATCAGAAAAAACAAATGATTCGGCATGGTTGCCTAATGGATGGACAGTGGaagaaagaacaagaaagaGCGGCTCAGCATATGGATCATCATACAAG GTGTATACTGAATCATCAACCGAGAAGAAACTTTATTCTAAAGCATCTGTCATTAGATACTTGAATGATGTAGCTCATATTGACATCATGACTCAGCAAAATAAA AGTGACAATGTGGATGAGCCACTTCCAGACAAGTCACTGCAGATATCACCCATGACAAATACTGGTAGCATTTCTGGAAAGAAAAGGAAGGCCAACTCTCTTGCCAAGGTTTCTGCT GTTCCGGAGAAGTCACCACAGATCACATCCACGACAAGTACTCATGGTACTCATGAACAGGGAATGGAGGGAAACTCTGTTGTAAAG ATAGACAATGTGGGTGAGCCCTTTTCAGACACATCCCCACAAGTCAGATCCACGACCAATAATGGCGGCATTCGTAAAACGAAAAGGAAGATCAGCTCTTTTGTGACG GTAGCCATTGAGAGGACAGCTGCTGATGATCTGCCTGATGGCTGGATAAAAGAAATCAGGACAAGCAAATCTGGGGATAAGATTAGAAAAGATCCG TATTACACAGATCCAGCCAGCGGTTTCATGTTTCGTTCTAAACCAGACGCCTTGCGGTATCTGCAAACCAAAGATATTGGTAGCTGCGCTTGCAAGCCACTGAAAATGGAACTGGATGATATCAAACCGATTGAGGAGAGAAACCAT TCTTCAACTCCAGCTATGCACGAAAGGCGGCCTTTTCTTGGTGAAGAATCAAATGGTG GTGCAGAAAGTCTGGGGATGAAGAGCCCAGCGGGATCTGACACCAAGACTTTGAAACAGCAGCAAGCTGGCCAAGATAGTGTCGAAGTTATTGCAGTTGGGGCTCACTATCGGGGAGATGAAGTTTCATGTGAAAATTCTAACAAGAGTGCCAAAATGGGAAATAACCCTGAACCAGAAAGCGACGTCTCTATAAATGCCGTTAGAGTTATAGCCGTAGATGCAGCTACGAGTTCACCTGTGGCTGATCCCTCAAGAAATAAGGCCGGCTCAAGAAAATCCAAAAAAAGAAGGGAGCTGAGCACGCCATTACGGACTTCGAAAAGGCTTGCAGGTTCTGAACCTGAGACACAACCCAACTTCGGTTTGAATGAACGCTCTCTAAGGGCTTCTCTGAGAGGATCCACTGCTAAAGAAGTTGATGCTTCTCCCATTGTTCCACTTGAGGCTTCAGATATTCCTCAGACATCGAATATCGAGCCAGCCAAAGAGGTGGTAGAGCATGCAGTTACAGGCGAGGAAACTCATCAAGATGTTACTCAGCCAAAAGAAGATGAAAAGCCTCCTCCTGCAGAGGGCTCAACTGTTCCAGAAGAGCAGTCTGGTGGGACAGAGACAGCTAGTATGAATCCTCTCGTTGATGATCAACAATCACAAGCATCGCAGCTTTGCTACGATTTTGGGGACTCTTGGTCCGATCCATTGGAATTTGCCTTAAAGACTCTCAGGGGGGAATTACCGATTGAGGACACCCTGACATTTCCGAGTTGCTTCAGGGACCCGCTCGACACAGCTTTCAGTCAGAGTGACGGATGCTTGAAGCAGCCGCAGTTTGACGCCCCCATCAACTTCCAAAGTGAATTCGCGTCCCCTTCTGAATCTTCAAAGAAACAAAATGCTGTTGATCCGCCGCCAGCCGCTCCACCGTCATTCTCTGCCCTTGGGAATCTCGGTTTCAGTTCCTTTGGTGGCTTCAACTTCCAGCCTAGCGCAGAGGTTGGGAAGAAGGATTCCAAGACCAACTTTAACCCTtag